From a single Stackebrandtia endophytica genomic region:
- a CDS encoding MerR family transcriptional regulator, translating to MEWTVSQLAERAGISGRTLRHYHRIGLLEPRVGSNGYRYYGPDAVARLRRILQLRDTGMPLADIATVLDAPEVTTAEVEALRTHARQLVADREALDQRITAVERTLAMRDEGREPPGDVMLDGFNDRYEDEVVRRWGGDAYTAANRWWHGKSVDQQRDWKANAEDLLARWRELWEQGLEPDSPEAQAHAAVHLAWFAAIPGTPTHEGDSERSAAMVCGVADLYETDPAFHEAFGGRGAAEFAASALRVRVRGLVDQF from the coding sequence ATGGAATGGACGGTCAGCCAGCTCGCCGAACGAGCGGGCATCAGCGGCCGCACCTTGCGTCACTATCACCGCATCGGGCTGCTCGAACCCCGCGTCGGGTCCAACGGCTACCGCTATTACGGGCCCGACGCGGTCGCCCGGCTGCGCCGAATCCTTCAGCTGCGCGACACCGGGATGCCGTTGGCCGACATCGCCACCGTGCTCGACGCCCCAGAGGTCACGACCGCCGAGGTCGAGGCGCTGCGGACACACGCCCGGCAGCTCGTCGCCGACCGGGAGGCCCTGGATCAGCGCATCACCGCCGTCGAACGCACCCTCGCAATGCGGGACGAGGGTCGCGAGCCACCCGGTGACGTGATGCTCGACGGTTTCAACGACCGCTACGAGGACGAGGTCGTCCGACGGTGGGGAGGCGACGCCTACACCGCCGCGAATCGGTGGTGGCACGGCAAATCGGTCGACCAGCAACGCGACTGGAAGGCCAACGCCGAGGACCTTCTCGCCCGGTGGCGGGAACTGTGGGAACAGGGCCTGGAACCCGATTCGCCGGAGGCTCAGGCCCATGCCGCCGTGCACCTGGCCTGGTTCGCCGCGATTCCGGGGACGCCGACTCACGAAGGCGATTCGGAGCGTTCGGCCGCCATGGTGTGCGGCGTGGCCGACCTGTACGAGACCGACCCCGCCTTTCACGAGGCGTTCGGCGGTCGCGGGGCCGCCGAGTTCGCGGCTAGCGCGTTGCGCGTTCGGGTGCGGGGTCTCGTCGACCAGTTCTGA
- a CDS encoding DUF2268 domain-containing protein gives MSISVIESASSMARILDAPEADRADLVRRLWEPMAGMYHFIPGGVDMATVHRQNSGFDWEKPTDRVRDGLEALVAADAWTRVETALEQGITTLTEANPGMAIPDLTVLLLLGDPENPHFLDEVRGLSAFGGISGYIAITVWPTPQVLDRLEAIAVHELHHNLRYSPGGVVWNPMTVTVGEHVVSEGLADLFAVQLYGEAGYTHFVSDDTRFDDDVLAKVVTGLKVTGMADFAAWVLGDATARQLGGEPVGLPTGAGYAAGTRLVRAYLDATGTTAAAAVHTDAADILRIALSRLRLED, from the coding sequence ATGAGCATTTCAGTAATCGAGAGCGCCTCGTCGATGGCGCGGATCCTGGACGCACCCGAGGCGGACCGCGCCGACCTGGTGCGACGGCTGTGGGAACCGATGGCCGGTATGTACCACTTCATCCCCGGTGGCGTCGACATGGCGACGGTGCACCGACAGAACTCCGGGTTCGACTGGGAGAAGCCGACGGATCGGGTTCGTGACGGGCTGGAGGCACTGGTCGCCGCCGACGCCTGGACTCGCGTCGAAACGGCCCTGGAACAGGGGATCACGACGTTGACCGAAGCCAACCCCGGCATGGCGATCCCGGACCTGACCGTCCTACTCCTGCTGGGCGATCCCGAGAACCCGCACTTCCTCGACGAGGTTCGAGGGCTGTCCGCCTTCGGCGGCATCAGCGGCTACATCGCCATCACCGTCTGGCCGACGCCGCAGGTCCTCGACCGGCTCGAAGCCATCGCGGTTCACGAACTGCATCACAACCTGCGCTACTCCCCCGGCGGCGTCGTATGGAATCCGATGACGGTGACCGTCGGGGAGCACGTGGTATCCGAGGGCCTCGCGGACCTGTTCGCCGTCCAGTTGTACGGCGAGGCGGGCTACACCCACTTCGTGAGTGACGACACCCGCTTTGACGACGACGTACTGGCGAAGGTCGTGACCGGGTTGAAGGTCACCGGGATGGCGGACTTCGCGGCCTGGGTGCTCGGCGACGCCACCGCACGTCAACTCGGTGGTGAGCCGGTCGGTCTGCCGACCGGCGCCGGCTATGCGGCCGGGACTCGACTGGTCCGGGCCTACCTCGACGCCACCGGAACCACCGCCGCGGCGGCCGTTCACACCGACGCGGCCGACATACTGCGCATCGCGCTGTCGCGGCTACGGTTGGAGGACTGA
- a CDS encoding glycoside hydrolase family 6 protein gives MKPSRTLVAIAGVAAVAVAASVATTAIAEPTTTDTDSAATDFYVNPDSNAYRWLADNPGHSDADLIRSELAEVPTANWYGDWDNIPVGTYADNAAAEGKMPVVVAYNIYERDCWGHSGGGADTPDEYRQWIDAFSDSLGDAEAIVILEPDALSHVDEPCMTDRQTRLDLLEYAVGSLARNQNAQVYLDAGNAEWAGSPEQVAGYLDELGTQRIRGFSLNVSNYYTTELTLDRAAAINAALPQPLGFVVDTSRNGSGRTDDSEDGWCNPVGATLGDHPGYSDGPADAHLWIKVPGDSDGNCNYGEGTTAGHFSEKLAVALITGDYR, from the coding sequence ATGAAACCATCTCGCACGTTGGTGGCGATCGCGGGTGTCGCCGCCGTCGCCGTCGCCGCATCCGTCGCGACCACGGCGATCGCCGAACCGACCACGACCGATACCGACTCCGCCGCCACCGACTTCTACGTCAATCCCGATTCGAACGCGTACCGCTGGTTGGCGGACAATCCCGGCCACTCCGATGCCGACCTGATCCGCAGTGAGCTGGCCGAAGTGCCCACCGCGAACTGGTACGGCGACTGGGACAACATCCCAGTCGGCACCTACGCGGACAACGCGGCCGCCGAGGGGAAGATGCCCGTCGTCGTGGCCTACAACATCTACGAGCGGGACTGCTGGGGTCATTCGGGAGGCGGCGCCGACACGCCGGATGAATACCGGCAGTGGATCGACGCCTTCTCCGACTCGCTGGGCGACGCCGAGGCCATCGTGATCCTCGAACCCGATGCCTTGTCCCACGTCGACGAACCCTGCATGACCGACCGTCAAACCCGGCTCGACCTGCTGGAGTACGCGGTGGGTTCACTGGCGCGCAACCAGAACGCCCAGGTCTACCTGGACGCGGGCAACGCCGAGTGGGCCGGTTCTCCCGAACAGGTCGCCGGCTACCTCGATGAACTCGGAACCCAACGCATTCGCGGGTTCTCCCTCAACGTGTCCAATTACTACACCACCGAGTTGACCCTCGATCGGGCCGCCGCCATCAACGCGGCCCTGCCGCAACCGCTCGGGTTCGTGGTCGACACCAGCCGTAACGGCTCCGGCCGCACCGACGACAGCGAGGACGGCTGGTGCAACCCGGTCGGTGCGACCCTCGGAGATCATCCCGGCTACAGTGACGGGCCCGCCGACGCTCACCTGTGGATCAAGGTGCCCGGTGACTCCGACGGGAACTGCAATTACGGTGAGGGAACCACCGCCGGACATTTCAGTGAAAAGCTGGCGGTCGCATTGATCACCGGTGACTATCGTTAG